In Clostridium sp. DL-VIII, the following proteins share a genomic window:
- a CDS encoding Cof-type HAD-IIB family hydrolase, producing the protein MGKVSFFDIDGTLYGFDGKVHRIPDSTKIALKKFRDNGNLAFICSGRPMRFINQIFGQDMFDGYICTNGTYIIYDGNCIYNKTVDAEIITKLKSAFDELGIRCSFVGQYNGYPYKMEEKEMEKYNSQFKGESYLVRTWESDSIQVNALDIFYSSEYHLNRCKDYFKDDLIFNTHGAHMSADVSFRNFDKSDGIRYISNFLGISREDTFAFGDGYNDITMFKAVGVGIAMGNSVEELKEIASYVTGKIFDDGLYNAMKSYNLI; encoded by the coding sequence GTGGGAAAGGTATCATTTTTTGATATAGATGGAACTTTATATGGATTCGATGGAAAAGTGCATAGAATTCCGGATAGCACCAAGATAGCTTTGAAGAAATTTAGGGACAATGGAAATTTAGCATTTATATGTAGTGGAAGGCCAATGAGATTTATTAATCAAATTTTTGGTCAAGATATGTTTGATGGATATATATGCACAAACGGAACATATATAATCTATGATGGAAATTGTATTTATAATAAGACCGTAGATGCAGAAATTATAACAAAACTTAAAAGTGCGTTTGATGAACTTGGAATAAGGTGCAGCTTTGTTGGACAATATAATGGCTATCCATACAAAATGGAAGAAAAGGAAATGGAAAAGTATAATTCTCAATTTAAAGGCGAATCATATTTAGTGAGGACATGGGAATCAGATAGTATACAAGTAAATGCACTAGATATTTTTTATAGTAGTGAATATCATCTTAACAGATGCAAAGATTATTTTAAAGATGATTTAATATTTAATACTCATGGAGCTCATATGTCTGCTGATGTATCTTTTAGAAATTTTGATAAGTCAGATGGCATTAGGTATATTAGTAACTTCTTAGGAATAAGTAGAGAAGATACCTTTGCTTTTGGAGATGGCTATAATGACATAACAATGTTCAAAGCAGTGGGTGTAGGTATAGCCATGGGAAATTCAGTGGAAGAATTAAAGGAGATAGCATCATACGTAACAGGTAAGATTTTTGATGATGGGTTATATAACGCTATGAAAAGCTATAATTTAATC
- a CDS encoding YhbD family protein, with translation MSEELISKKELLEKLQISYGQLYRWKRKKLIPEEWFIKKSVSTGQETFFPKDEIIARINKILELKDDISLDDLANQFSYKVGNVTLKRSYLLKNNIVSASILERFESVIKNKNELYEESKLFALFVYERLINLGFFNLEEINEITTSLLKNYSKLSNENMIIIIRRKLGICYYYVISSEPEILIDESSIEIARFKIRDILEKIRELQLVI, from the coding sequence GTGTCTGAAGAATTAATATCAAAGAAAGAACTTTTAGAAAAGCTACAAATATCTTATGGACAATTATATAGATGGAAAAGAAAAAAGTTAATTCCTGAAGAATGGTTTATAAAGAAGAGTGTTTCTACAGGACAAGAAACCTTTTTTCCTAAGGATGAAATTATTGCAAGGATAAATAAGATATTAGAGCTCAAGGATGACATTTCCCTGGATGATCTTGCAAATCAATTTTCATATAAGGTTGGAAATGTCACATTAAAAAGATCATATCTTTTAAAAAACAATATAGTATCAGCTAGTATTTTAGAGAGATTTGAATCAGTTATTAAAAATAAAAATGAATTATATGAAGAAAGTAAGTTATTTGCATTATTTGTATATGAAAGACTTATAAATCTTGGATTTTTCAATTTAGAAGAAATTAATGAAATAACCACATCTTTATTAAAAAATTACTCAAAATTAAGTAATGAAAATATGATTATAATTATAAGAAGGAAACTTGGAATATGTTATTATTATGTAATAAGCAGTGAACCAGAGATATTAATAGATGAAAGCTCTATTGAAATAGCAAGATTTAAGATTAGGGATATTTTAGAGAAAATACGTGAATTGCAATTAGTAATATAA
- the fliB gene encoding flagellin lysine-N-methylase, which produces MKVKIFMPKYMADFKCINAKCTDTCCAGWDINIDENTYEKYSKSIGDFKKLLDGKFTENKEEHDVFTHGFMILKDESKCPFLNTNMLCDIHGGFGEENLCITCKSYPRVFNIVDGVYEKSGLPSCEEICFEALLKKDKMEFIETYENIDEEGIEIRRIIDSEAFEGSESLLQYFWDIRVISINIIQSREFSIEERLNILEDFYRNIEAFKNSQELDALEELLSDYNDELINLEAAKGFPFKEEKEFYDTLADKKLFDNVRSIKLKECLKEYTIGISSNNDIIEYLNCMPEYLEGLKKYDYIFENYLVNQIFKDLIPFNKGEKLADSLKTLINSYRIIKTYVIGIAINSKKEINEKNVIRVIQALSKDIEHNKVFKELLGK; this is translated from the coding sequence ATGAAAGTTAAAATTTTTATGCCCAAGTATATGGCTGATTTTAAATGCATAAATGCAAAGTGTACTGATACATGCTGTGCAGGCTGGGACATTAATATAGATGAGAATACCTATGAAAAATATTCAAAGAGCATTGGTGATTTTAAAAAGCTTTTAGATGGAAAATTTACTGAAAACAAAGAAGAACATGACGTTTTTACTCATGGATTTATGATACTTAAAGATGAAAGTAAATGTCCATTCTTAAATACTAATATGTTATGTGATATACATGGTGGATTTGGTGAAGAAAATCTATGTATTACATGTAAAAGTTATCCGCGAGTTTTTAATATTGTAGATGGAGTCTACGAAAAAAGTGGCTTGCCTTCTTGTGAAGAAATATGCTTTGAAGCATTATTAAAGAAAGACAAAATGGAGTTTATTGAGACTTACGAAAATATTGATGAAGAGGGGATTGAAATAAGAAGAATTATTGATAGCGAGGCCTTTGAAGGGAGTGAGAGCCTTCTTCAATATTTTTGGGATATCAGAGTTATATCAATAAACATAATTCAGTCAAGAGAATTTTCCATAGAGGAGAGATTAAATATTCTTGAAGACTTTTATAGAAATATTGAAGCTTTTAAAAATTCGCAGGAATTGGATGCTTTAGAAGAATTATTATCAGACTATAATGATGAATTAATAAATTTGGAGGCAGCAAAAGGTTTCCCTTTCAAAGAAGAAAAAGAATTTTATGATACTCTTGCAGACAAGAAACTCTTTGATAATGTAAGAAGTATAAAACTTAAAGAATGCTTGAAAGAATATACAATCGGAATTTCAAGTAATAATGATATAATTGAATATCTAAACTGCATGCCAGAATATCTTGAAGGCTTAAAAAAATATGATTATATATTTGAAAATTATTTAGTTAATCAGATTTTTAAGGATCTAATTCCTTTTAATAAGGGGGAGAAGCTGGCAGACAGCTTAAAAACATTGATCAACAGCTATAGAATAATAAAGACCTATGTTATAGGAATTGCGATAAATTCTAAGAAGGAAATTAATGAAAAAAATGTCATAAGAGTGATTCAGGCCTTAAGTAAAGATATAGAGCATAATAAGGTATTTAAAGAATTGTTGGGAAAATAA